The proteins below are encoded in one region of Hordeum vulgare subsp. vulgare chromosome 3H, MorexV3_pseudomolecules_assembly, whole genome shotgun sequence:
- the LOC123440426 gene encoding transcription factor WRKY19-like — translation MALGTPTAVVLELMTMGQQSAAHLGELLRAASPPVQAEHQALAAEIIRCCDRVIAAVTAVAADKKRKAMDPGATSRRPGPAAAMPSKRRVRGAEAHREVHAGTTADGFAWRKYGQKDINGSNHPRLYYRCSSSGEGCAATRRVQRSQEDPAAFIIAYYGEHTCGAGLGDACQQQRAAPAPPTVVDTGSIARGIVGADDWNRNSPLLLPLSAEHSAHAAPGDTSRRWLSPSSSSSYSSEVEVELGASPVEEFLDGNFDWEWETVVNSLRFGDLLQ, via the exons ATGGCGCTCGGCACCCCGACCGCCGTGGTGCTGGAGCTGATGACGATGGGGCAGCAGTCCGCGGCGCACCTCGGGGAGCTGCTCCGGGCGGCGTCCCCGCCGGTGCAAGCAGAGCACCAAGCGCTCGCCGCGGAGATCATCCGCTGCTGCGACAGGGTGATCGCCGCGGTGACCGCGGTCGCCGCCGATAAAAAGAGGAAGGCTATGGACCCCGGCGCTACATCCCGCCGTCCAGGTCCCGCGGCCGCGATGCCGTCCAAAAGAAG GGTGCGTGGCGCGGAGGCGCACAGGGAGGTCCATGCCGGCACGACGGCGGACGGGTTCGCGTGGAGGAAGTACGGGCAAAAGGACATCAACGGAAGCAACCACCCGAG GCTCTACTACCGCTGCTCGTCCAGTGGCGAGGGCTGTGCCGCGACTCGGCGGGTGCAGCGGTCGCAAGAGGATCCCGCGGCGTTTATTATCGCCTACTACGGCGAGCACACCTGCGGAGCCGGCCTCGGCGACGCGTGCCAGCAGCAACGGGCGGCGCCAGCGCCTCCTACCGTCGTTGACACCGGCTCAATCGCTCGTGGAATCGTCGGTGCCGACGACTGGAACAGGAACTCTCCTCTGCTGCTACCGCTCTCGGCCGAGCACAGCGCCCATGCGGCGCCCGGCGACACGTCGCGGCGATggttgtcgccgtcgtcctcctcgtcctacTCGTCGGAGGTGGAAGTGGAGCTTGGTGCTTCTCCTGTCGAGGAGTTTCTCGATGGCAACTTCGACTGGGAATGGGAGACTGTCGTCAACTCCCTCCGTTTCGGTGATCTGCTTCAGTAG